One genomic region from Oryzias melastigma strain HK-1 linkage group LG19, ASM292280v2, whole genome shotgun sequence encodes:
- the zdhhc4 gene encoding palmitoyltransferase ZDHHC4 gives MDFLTLFAIYVVVMLTCIFLVCKYSGKQHSPLNRLIDCFAKVFAPLTPLWLQRFFQRSLHRMFHQRNNMFIYLHVVLEAAVYGEFTYEVFGFCRDMDTSLTSLSVPYILLVLKTFFFYLCIKTDPGTVTKSTVSGLLRVYPYDRRLFHPGVSCPTCRLVKPARSKHCGVCDRCVHRFDHHCVWVNNCVGARNTGYFLLYLLAVCAMAADVAVLTADMLLHAVLRSGLLGASYIDENGEQQAAGFLFIVQHLFLTFPRIIFMLGFVIFVFFLLAGYALFHLYLALVNQTSNEWYKSRGYVCQHCHPPAAPDALCSPAPNHSRRFFYSRGPLRNLREVFCPWRPGKKKDK, from the exons ATGGACTTTCTCACCCTGTTTGCCATCTACGTGGTGGTGATGCTGACATGTATCTTCCTGGTGTGTAAATACTCCGGCAAGCAGCACAGCCCGTTAAACAGACTTATTGATTGTTTTGCAAAG gtttttgctCCTTTGACTCCACTATGGCTGCAAAGGTTTTTCCAGCGGAGTCTGCACAGAATGTTTCATCAAAG GAACAACATGTTCATCTACCTGCACGTGGTCTTGGAGGCCGCCGTGTACGGAGAGTTCACCTACGAGGTGTTCGGCTTCTGCAGGGACATGGACACTTCTCTGACCAGCCTATCGGTGCCTTATATCCTGCTGGTGCTGAAGACTTTCTTCTTCTACCTCTGCATTAAGACAGATCCAG GCACGGTGACGAAGAGCACCGTCTCCGGTCTGCTGCGCGTTTATCCGTACGACAGGCGGCTGTTCCATCCCGGAGTCTCCTGTCCGACCTGCCGGCTCGTCAAACCGGCGCGCTCCAAACACTGCG GCGTCTGCGACAGATGCGTCCACCGCTTCGACCACCACTGCGTTTGGGTGAACAACTGCGTGGGCGCTCGGAACACGGGCTACTTCCTGCTGTACCTGCTCGCCGTGTGCGCCATGGCGGCCGACGTGGCCGTGCTGACGGCGGACATGCTGCTCCACGCCGTGCTGCGCTCGGGGCTCCTGGGGGCCAGCTACATCGACGAGAACGGCGAGCAGCAGGCGGCCGGGTTTCTCTTCATCGTCCAG CATCTTTTCCTCACGTTCCCCCGAATCATCTTCATGCTGGGCTTCGTCATCTTCGTCTTCTTCCTCCTGGCGGGGTACGCCCTCTTCCACCTCTACCTGGCTCTGGTCAACCAGACCTCCAACGAGTGGTACAAGAGTCGGGGGTACGTCTGCCAGCACTGCCACCCCCCCGCCGCGCCCGACGCTCTctgcagccccgcccccaaccACTCCAGGAGATTCTTCTACAGCAGAGGGCCGCTGCGCAACCTCCGAGAGGTCTTCTGTCCCTGGAGACCGGGGAAGAAGAAAGACAAGTGA
- the LOC112154209 gene encoding glycerol-3-phosphate phosphatase, whose translation MSGSKCARLQGARLQQLLDSVDSILFDCDGVIWRGDQAVPGAPQVINLLKRHGKRVFFVTNNSTKTRRMYADKMSTLGFDVTEQEVFGTAFCCAAFLQTACGLRGQKVFLMGSQAMRQELEAVGIRQTGVGPDHVSGGPGDWANVPLDPEVKAVVVGFDQDFSYMKLNRAVQYLIQKDCLFVGTNRDTRLPLEGGRAVPGTGCLLQAVETAAQRQAQTVGKPSPFMFECLASQFGVERERCLMVGDRLDTDILLGSNCGLKTLLTLTGVSTLEDVEGHEKSGCEERRKMVPDFYVESIADLLPALQG comes from the exons ATGTCTGGGTCCAAATGCGCGCGGCTGCAGGGCGCgcggctgcagcagctgctggactcGGTGGACAGCATCCTGTTCGACTGCGACGGCGTCATCTGGCGGGGAGACCAGGCGGTCCCCGGCGCGCCGCAGGTCATCAACCTGCTGAAGCGCCACGGGAAGAGGGTCTTCTTCGTCACCAACAACAGCACCAAGACCCGCAGGATGTACGCGGACAAGATGTCCACGCTGGGCTTTGACGTCACGGAGCAGGAGGTGTTCGGGACGGCGTTCTGCTGCGCCGCCTTCCTGCAGACGGCCTGCGGGCTGCGGGGTCAAAAGGTCTTCCTGATGGGGAGCCAGGCCATGAGGCAGGAGCTGGAGGCCGTGGGGATCCGGCAGACCGGGGTGGGACCCGACCACGTCTCGGGGGGGCCGGGAGACTGGGCGAACGTGCCCCTGGACCCGGAGGTGAAGGCGGTGGTGGTGGGCTTCGACCAGGACTTCAGCTACATGAAGCTGAACCGGGCCGTGCAGTACCTGATCCAGAAGGACTGTCTGTTCGTGGGGACCAACAGGGACACCAGGCTGCCTCTGGAGGGGGGCCGAGCCGTCCCAG GTACAGGCTGCCTGCTGCAGGCCGTGGAGACGGCGGCCCAGCGCCAGGCCCAGACGGTGGGCAAACCCAGCCCCTTCATGTTCGAATGCCTTGCCTCCCAGTTCGGCGTGGAGCGCGAGCGCTGCCTGATGGTGGGGGACCGCCTGGACACCGACATCCTGCTGGGCTCCAACTGCGGCCTGAAGACCCTGCTCACCCTGACGGGGGTCAGCACCCTGGAGGACGTGGAGGGTCACGAGAAGAGTGGCTGCGAGGAGAGGCGGAAGATGGTGCCGGACTTTTACGTGGAGAGCATCGCTGACCTCCTTCCTGCTCTGCAGGGGTGA
- the bricd5 gene encoding BRICHOS domain-containing protein 5, with product MVRCWTRSENRSEEEEEECTDGGSSHFQHKAFWVSLSALLLLIFVALGLIVPLRLSQPPSQLLQIVRISAPDQAGALINQSAVVDQQNDLVTFSVTSPANQTSTVLFDIKHGWICYKPANQESCFLQEMEQSDHDNVNSLFQDSSLQSHFQLSGNGTQRQTEFLGVLASGQVNTSSLEEPLRALCRGGSVHWTRRADGPSKQRLVYFCIDICFPSNICVSVCFYYLPE from the exons ATGGTGAGGTGCTGGACGCGGTCGGAGAACCgctcggaggaggaggaggaggagtgcaCG GACGGGGGATCGTCCCACTTCCAGCACAAGGCGTTCTGGGTCAGCCTGTCCGCCCTCCTGCTGCTGATCTTCGTCGCTCTGGGACTGATCGTCCCCCTCCGGCTGTCTCAGCCCCCCTCTCAG CTTCTACAGATCGTAAGAATCTCCGCTCCGGATCAGGCCGGAGCTCTAATCAACCAGTCCGCAGTCGTGGACCAGCAGAACGACCTGGTGACCTTCTCTGTGACCTCACCTGCAAACCAGACGTCCACCGTGCTTTTTGACATCAAACAC GGTTGGATCTGCTACAAACCCGCCAACCAGGAGAGCTGCTTCTTGCAGGAGATGGAGCAGTCGGATCACGACAACGTGAACTCGCTCTTCCAGGACTCATCGCTCCAG AGCCACTTCCAGCTCTCTGGGAACGGGACGCAGAGGCAGACGGAGTTCCTGGGGGTGCTAGCGTCCGGTCAGGTGAACACGTCCTCGCTGGAGGAGCCCCTCAGGGCTCTGTGTCGGGGCGGGTCGGTCCACTGGACCCGCAGGGCCGACG GTCCGAGCAAACAGCGGCTGGTTTACTTCTGCATCGACATCTGCTTTCCCAGCAACATCTGCGTCTCCGTCTGCTTCTACTACCTGCCCGAGTGA